One region of Candidatus Eisenbacteria bacterium genomic DNA includes:
- a CDS encoding divergent PAP2 family protein translates to MSKVLTFLVREKKINVRRFVETGGMPSSHAASVCALTTCVGFREGVGSVLFGVVLFFSLIVMYDAAGLRRAAGRQATLLNRILHEHIQLPGQPHERLRELLGHTPIEVLVGAIIGVLYSFAIYRPPGGM, encoded by the coding sequence ATGAGCAAGGTGTTGACCTTCCTCGTGCGAGAGAAGAAAATCAACGTACGGCGCTTCGTGGAGACGGGCGGAATGCCCAGCTCGCATGCGGCTTCGGTGTGCGCGCTCACCACGTGCGTGGGGTTTCGTGAAGGGGTCGGTTCGGTGCTGTTCGGCGTCGTCCTCTTCTTCAGCCTGATCGTGATGTACGACGCCGCTGGCCTAAGACGAGCGGCGGGCCGCCAGGCCACGCTACTCAACCGGATTCTTCACGAGCACATCCAGCTGCCGGGGCAGCCGCACGAGCGGCTCCGGGAGCTGTTGGGTCATACGCCGATCGAGGTGCTCGTGGGAGCGATCATCGGCGTCCTCTACTCATTCGCGATCTACCGTCCGCCGGGAGGCATGTGA
- the recN gene encoding DNA repair protein RecN: MLSWLSIQGLALVESVELAFDPGLNVLTGETGAGKSLILGSIGLLLGERADAAWLRSGEERGSVDGTFELKDRPDLVESLLPLGVEPEDGRLLLRREIHPDGKSRAFVNGRPSPASLLKTVGDLLVDLHGQHEHQLLLSPDRQADFFDAWAGLLGERRALEEERSALVEERQQLRRERERWERERADEATIREDYEELRVAALHPDEEENAKRDRARLQHRGRLLQGFADARRGLAGEETGASERLKGAVRAIRALESLDPDTSSLAAEAERILDEVGELDGRLERMEDGLSEEPVDLEALEARLDLLHRLKRKHRTDVPGLLTLRDTLETKVRDFDPAGRELTQAERAHDDRLQRFELRLDALMTHRGDRFGAFQEDVGARLSRVGFSRAALRVRAAEVDRSRAAVDPAAIPTLEFAFQPNPGEAERPLRRIASGGELSRVMLAIKSLMAERDQVAVLVFDEVDQGIGGAAGEEVGRLLRTLGERRQVLCITHLPLIAAYGTRHFEVSKQTRKGRTTSTVRALAPDERELEVARLLAGDRVTPTTRKQARELLDAAGEARAGTPTRVRGAGARAAGARGA; the protein is encoded by the coding sequence ATGCTCTCGTGGCTCTCGATCCAGGGGCTCGCTCTTGTGGAATCGGTCGAGCTCGCCTTCGACCCCGGCCTGAACGTCCTCACCGGTGAGACCGGCGCTGGAAAGTCGCTCATTCTAGGATCGATCGGGCTCCTCCTGGGCGAGCGCGCGGACGCGGCCTGGCTCCGCTCGGGCGAGGAGCGGGGCTCGGTCGACGGGACCTTCGAGCTCAAGGACAGGCCGGACTTAGTCGAGTCGCTGCTCCCGCTCGGCGTCGAGCCCGAGGATGGACGGCTCCTCCTTCGGCGCGAGATTCATCCCGACGGGAAGAGCCGGGCGTTCGTGAACGGAAGGCCCTCGCCCGCCTCCCTCCTCAAGACGGTGGGGGACCTGCTCGTCGACCTGCACGGCCAGCACGAGCACCAGCTGCTCCTAAGCCCGGACCGGCAAGCCGACTTCTTCGACGCGTGGGCGGGTCTCCTGGGCGAGCGCCGCGCATTGGAAGAAGAGCGTAGCGCCCTCGTCGAGGAGCGCCAGCAGCTGCGCCGGGAGCGGGAGCGCTGGGAACGGGAGCGCGCCGACGAGGCGACCATCCGGGAGGACTACGAAGAGCTTCGTGTCGCGGCGCTCCATCCGGATGAGGAAGAGAACGCGAAGCGGGACCGCGCGCGCCTTCAGCATCGGGGGCGCCTCCTTCAGGGTTTCGCTGACGCCCGCCGAGGCCTCGCCGGCGAGGAGACCGGCGCCTCGGAGCGGCTGAAAGGGGCGGTCCGGGCAATCCGGGCCCTCGAGAGCCTGGACCCGGATACTTCGTCCCTCGCCGCGGAGGCCGAGCGGATCCTGGACGAGGTTGGCGAGCTCGATGGACGTCTCGAGCGGATGGAGGACGGCCTCTCGGAGGAGCCCGTGGACCTCGAGGCGCTCGAGGCGAGGCTGGACCTGCTCCACCGACTGAAGCGAAAGCACCGGACCGACGTGCCGGGGCTCCTGACGCTCCGGGACACGCTCGAGACGAAGGTGCGGGACTTCGACCCCGCCGGGCGCGAGCTCACGCAGGCGGAGCGGGCCCACGACGATCGCCTCCAGAGGTTCGAGCTCAGGTTGGACGCGCTGATGACGCACCGAGGCGACCGCTTCGGGGCGTTCCAAGAGGACGTGGGCGCGCGGCTCTCGCGGGTCGGGTTCTCGCGCGCCGCGCTCCGGGTCCGCGCGGCGGAGGTCGACCGATCCCGGGCGGCGGTTGACCCCGCCGCGATCCCGACCCTAGAATTCGCGTTCCAACCGAATCCGGGCGAGGCGGAGCGCCCGCTCCGACGAATCGCGTCCGGGGGAGAGCTCTCGCGGGTGATGCTGGCAATCAAATCGTTGATGGCGGAGCGCGATCAGGTGGCTGTCCTCGTATTCGACGAGGTCGACCAGGGGATCGGCGGCGCCGCGGGAGAGGAAGTGGGCCGACTGCTTCGCACGCTCGGTGAACGTCGTCAGGTGCTCTGCATCACGCATCTGCCCCTCATCGCGGCCTATGGCACGCGGCACTTCGAGGTGTCCAAGCAGACGCGGAAGGGGAGGACCACGTCCACGGTCCGGGCGCTGGCTCCCGACGAACGGGAGCTTGAGGTGGCACGATTGCTCGCGGGGGACCGCGTGACGCCGACGACGCGGAAGCAGGCGCGGGAGCTCCTCGACGCGGCCGGCGAGGCGCGCGCCGGTACGCCGACGCGCGTCCGGGGAGCGGGGGCGCGGGCCGCGGGGGCGCGGGGCGCATGA
- the trpD gene encoding anthranilate phosphoribosyltransferase, whose amino-acid sequence MLGAARRVGRGADRWGRGAPRRGRSVPGDEGADPRYLRHGWGRLGQDRDRGRSSLLVGHRDRGRLVLLSKNAGAGRRTLHLGAKIEIGPHGAARALAETGFCFLFARRFHPSMRNVAFVRESLGVRTLFNWLGPLANPARATHQLVGVPERSRLEAMARVLQALGVSRALVVHGAGGLDELSLESGNEAFLVEQGSAPRPVSIEAAALGLAPAPAPALGGGDAAQNAVHVRAVLSGERGPRRDAVVLNAAAALWIAQRASSLEEGARLAAESLDSGAAKSTLERYVEISQTAGEE is encoded by the coding sequence CTGCTTGGCGCAGCGCGGAGAGTCGGACGAGGAGCTGACCGGTGGGGCCGAGGCGCTCCGCGCCGCGGCCGTTCCGTTCCCGGCGACGAAGGGGCCGATCCTCGATACCTGCGGCACGGGTGGGGACGGCTCGGTCAGGACCGAGATCGCGGACGCTCCAGCCTTCTCGTAGGCCATCGCGATCGCGGCCGGCTCGTACTGCTCTCGAAGAACGCCGGCGCTGGGCGACGAACGCTTCACCTCGGCGCCAAGATCGAGATCGGACCTCACGGCGCCGCGCGCGCGCTCGCCGAGACCGGCTTTTGCTTTCTCTTCGCGAGGCGGTTTCACCCGTCGATGCGAAACGTGGCTTTCGTGCGGGAATCGCTTGGCGTCCGAACCCTTTTCAACTGGCTCGGCCCCCTCGCCAATCCGGCGCGCGCGACGCACCAACTGGTCGGTGTCCCGGAGCGGTCCCGGCTCGAGGCCATGGCGCGCGTCCTCCAGGCCCTGGGGGTCTCGCGGGCGCTCGTGGTCCACGGCGCCGGCGGCCTCGACGAGCTCTCCCTCGAGTCGGGCAATGAGGCGTTCCTTGTAGAGCAGGGGAGCGCGCCTCGCCCGGTATCGATCGAAGCCGCCGCGCTTGGGCTGGCGCCGGCTCCGGCCCCGGCGCTCGGCGGGGGAGACGCGGCACAGAACGCGGTCCACGTGCGCGCTGTCCTATCGGGGGAACGGGGCCCGCGACGGGATGCGGTGGTCTTGAACGCGGCCGCGGCCCTCTGGATCGCCCAGCGGGCCTCGAGCCTGGAAGAGGGCGCGCGCCTCGCGGCGGAGTCGCTTGACTCGGGCGCGGCGAAGAGCACGCTTGAGCGTTACGTCGAGATTTCCCAGACGGCAGGGGAGGAATAG
- a CDS encoding exodeoxyribonuclease VII small subunit, translating to MKRKGTAVPPSDTPGDARTFEAMMERLQELVARLETGNLTLEESIQSFEEGMALVRKCTGVLSQAEQRILKLTRDATGEPVAVPLEEEGEEEGGDELPF from the coding sequence ATGAAGCGCAAGGGAACGGCGGTCCCGCCGTCCGATACGCCCGGCGACGCACGCACGTTCGAAGCCATGATGGAGCGCCTCCAGGAGCTCGTCGCCCGGCTGGAGACGGGGAATCTGACGCTGGAGGAATCGATCCAGTCGTTCGAGGAGGGAATGGCGCTCGTCCGCAAGTGCACCGGGGTGCTGAGCCAAGCGGAGCAGCGCATCCTCAAGCTCACTCGAGACGCGACCGGGGAGCCGGTCGCCGTGCCACTGGAGGAGGAGGGTGAGGAAGAGGGTGGCGACGAGCTCCCGTTTTGA
- a CDS encoding polyprenyl synthetase family protein: protein MATSSRFERYLAKVRPRIDAALDRLLPPAAREPRPLHRAMRYSVFAGGKRIRPALCLLACESVLGRGGPAMEAAAALEMIHTFSLIHDDLPGMDDDDWRRGRPTNHKVFGEGMAILAGDALLSLAYETLARAPIGRLRDPRPLMETVTRATGADGMIGGQAMDLLLEGKRVSLRGVYAMHRRKTGALLRASLRLGAQIGGAKAAELRAFDAYGGRIGLAFQIVDDLLNVRSTRKRMGKSAGSDRARGKATAPGRAGPARAERDAAKLLREAARMAPRLGRRAAEFESLADYLLHRTH, encoded by the coding sequence GTGGCGACGAGCTCCCGTTTTGAGCGTTATCTCGCGAAGGTCCGGCCTCGGATCGACGCCGCGCTCGACCGCCTTCTGCCGCCCGCGGCTCGGGAGCCTCGTCCGCTCCACCGCGCGATGCGCTACAGCGTCTTCGCCGGCGGAAAGCGCATTCGTCCGGCCCTCTGCCTCCTGGCCTGCGAGTCGGTTCTCGGACGCGGTGGGCCGGCCATGGAAGCCGCGGCCGCCCTCGAGATGATTCATACCTTCAGCCTCATCCACGACGACCTTCCGGGCATGGACGACGACGACTGGAGACGCGGCCGGCCCACGAACCACAAGGTGTTCGGCGAGGGAATGGCGATCCTCGCCGGCGATGCGCTCCTCTCCTTGGCTTACGAGACGCTCGCGCGGGCCCCGATCGGCCGCCTCCGCGATCCCCGCCCGCTCATGGAGACCGTCACCCGGGCGACCGGGGCGGACGGAATGATCGGGGGCCAGGCGATGGACCTCCTCCTCGAAGGCAAGAGGGTGTCGCTGCGCGGGGTCTATGCGATGCACCGGCGAAAGACGGGTGCCCTCCTGCGCGCGTCCCTTCGGCTGGGCGCGCAGATCGGGGGAGCGAAGGCGGCGGAGCTACGGGCGTTCGACGCCTACGGCGGTCGCATCGGCCTCGCGTTCCAGATCGTCGACGACCTGCTGAACGTCCGCTCGACGCGGAAGCGGATGGGGAAGAGCGCGGGATCGGATCGGGCCCGGGGCAAGGCCACCGCCCCCGGCCGCGCCGGACCTGCCCGGGCCGAGCGGGACGCGGCGAAGCTCCTTCGCGAGGCGGCCCGGATGGCCCCCCGTCTGGGGCGCCGCGCCGCCGAATTCGAATCGCTGGCGGATTACCTGCTGCACCGGACCCACTAG
- a CDS encoding aminodeoxychorismate/anthranilate synthase component II, with translation MIVMIDNYDSFTWNLVQYFGELGDTPVVKRNDAITVDEILAMRPRAIVISPGPGRPAAAGVSSDVVKRCSGKIPILGVCLGHQCIGEVFGGKVVQAERLVHGKTSAVIHTGRGLFLDIDNPFQATRYHSLIVAREGLPDSLQVMAWTPENEIMALRHKEHETWGVQFHPESILTTVGKDILRNFLLLLPAPTPAGGR, from the coding sequence GTGATCGTGATGATCGACAACTACGACTCCTTCACCTGGAACCTCGTGCAGTATTTCGGGGAGCTTGGCGACACGCCTGTCGTGAAGCGAAACGACGCGATCACGGTCGACGAGATCCTCGCGATGCGGCCGCGGGCGATCGTCATCTCGCCGGGGCCGGGCCGTCCCGCCGCGGCGGGCGTGAGCTCAGACGTCGTGAAGCGCTGCTCCGGGAAGATCCCGATCCTCGGCGTCTGCCTGGGGCACCAGTGCATCGGAGAGGTCTTCGGCGGCAAGGTCGTCCAGGCGGAGCGCTTGGTGCATGGGAAGACCTCCGCCGTCATCCACACTGGGCGCGGGCTCTTCCTCGACATCGACAATCCGTTCCAGGCCACGCGGTATCACTCGTTGATCGTGGCACGCGAGGGTCTCCCGGACTCGCTGCAAGTGATGGCCTGGACCCCGGAGAACGAGATCATGGCGCTCCGGCACAAGGAGCACGAGACGTGGGGAGTCCAATTTCATCCCGAATCGATCCTCACGACGGTCGGGAAGGACATCCTCCGAAACTTCCTCCTCCTTCTGCCAGCACCCACGCCCGCCGGAGGGCGATGA
- a CDS encoding NAD(+)/NADH kinase produces MLAPRRAPNDPGTHRPRRHERMTLPPRHVGIFGNRDKDEVRALLPSLLRWIHSKGRRATVDRSLARGVRGAGPGLPLTTLVKRVDVLLVLGGDGAMLHAARAASRTGVPIFGINLGGLGFLTDTNEESLYPVLTRLFRGEFQVERRIMVEAVVRQRGTQRAWMAVGLNDAVIHARDRSRVVAIDIGIGRTPIGTLVADGLIVATPTGSTAYSLSAGGPIVRPTMEALITTPISPHTLAFRPLLVGADESVRVRVRSGHAPAAITVDGQLSRELATSDEVTIRRAKSHVDLLVLERGSFYEVLRSKFAWAELPRSRTRRG; encoded by the coding sequence ATGCTGGCTCCGCGACGAGCCCCGAACGACCCCGGAACCCATCGCCCCCGCCGTCACGAACGCATGACCCTCCCGCCCCGCCACGTGGGGATCTTCGGGAACCGGGACAAGGACGAGGTTCGCGCGCTCCTCCCGTCGCTCCTCCGCTGGATCCATTCGAAGGGCCGCCGCGCCACGGTGGACCGGAGCCTGGCCCGGGGCGTTCGCGGAGCAGGTCCCGGTCTGCCGCTCACGACGCTCGTGAAGCGGGTCGATGTCCTCCTGGTTCTCGGAGGGGACGGGGCGATGCTCCACGCGGCGCGGGCGGCGAGCCGGACCGGCGTGCCGATCTTCGGAATCAATCTGGGCGGGCTCGGCTTTCTGACGGACACGAACGAGGAATCGCTCTACCCGGTGCTCACCCGGCTCTTTCGGGGCGAGTTCCAGGTGGAGCGGCGGATCATGGTGGAGGCGGTCGTTCGGCAGCGCGGAACCCAACGCGCCTGGATGGCGGTCGGTCTCAACGACGCTGTCATCCACGCGCGCGATCGGTCGCGGGTCGTCGCGATCGACATCGGCATCGGACGGACGCCGATCGGGACGTTGGTGGCCGACGGGCTCATCGTCGCCACCCCGACCGGATCCACGGCCTACTCGCTCTCCGCGGGCGGGCCGATCGTCCGGCCGACCATGGAGGCCCTCATCACCACGCCGATCAGCCCGCACACGCTGGCGTTCCGCCCACTCCTCGTCGGCGCCGACGAGTCGGTGCGGGTGCGCGTGCGATCGGGCCACGCCCCGGCGGCCATCACGGTGGACGGCCAGCTCTCGCGTGAACTGGCGACGAGCGACGAGGTGACGATCCGCCGCGCGAAATCGCACGTGGATCTCCTGGTTCTCGAGCGCGGGTCGTTCTACGAGGTGCTCCGCTCGAAGTTCGCTTGGGCGGAGCTGCCGCGCTCCCGAACGCGACGCGGGTGA
- the trpE gene encoding anthranilate synthase component I, with product MIGPTLEEYRRYARDSNLVPVTREILADFDTPVSAFAKLNRGDASFLLESLEGGETWGRFSILGFRPSIEFRSKGTAIEIHKTQRLTSDDPLEALRSLLSEFRAAPVPGLPRFSGGAVGLIGYDYVRFLEKLPARLSDDLSHPDLHFVFPDIVLVFDNFRHRLRFVVWSRPDKDPDRTYREAVAAIDEMVARLGAPLPAAPPTPHLNGDVKFTSTMGEKAYKGAVLKAKEHIRAGDVVQVVLAHRLEAAVPVAPFDVYRALRVLNPSPYMFYLRFGERAVAGSSPEILIRVSGDRISLRPIAGTRARGADPEKDEALSRELMASEKDRAEHVMLVDLGRNDVGRVARIGSVKTTAFMTLERYSHVMHLVSHVEGKLREGLGPFDVLRACFPAGTVSGAPKKRAMELIEELEGARRGAYAGAMGYFDFHGNADFCITIRTAVFDGGRVQCGVGAGIVADSDPDEEWTETQNKGRAVEEAVRLAARGLDT from the coding sequence ATGATCGGTCCGACCCTGGAGGAATACCGGCGATACGCGCGCGATTCGAACCTGGTCCCGGTCACGCGGGAGATCCTGGCCGACTTTGACACGCCCGTCTCCGCCTTTGCCAAGCTGAATCGCGGGGATGCCTCGTTCCTCCTGGAGAGCCTGGAGGGAGGGGAGACGTGGGGCCGGTTCTCGATCCTCGGCTTTCGACCGTCGATCGAGTTCCGCTCCAAGGGAACGGCCATCGAGATCCACAAGACCCAGCGTCTGACCTCGGATGACCCTCTCGAAGCCCTCCGGTCCCTGCTGAGCGAGTTCCGTGCGGCCCCGGTTCCGGGGCTCCCGCGGTTCAGCGGCGGAGCCGTGGGACTGATCGGCTACGACTACGTCCGATTCCTAGAGAAGCTCCCGGCCCGGCTGAGCGACGATCTCAGCCATCCTGACCTCCACTTCGTCTTCCCCGACATCGTGCTGGTGTTCGACAATTTCCGCCATCGCCTCAGGTTCGTGGTTTGGAGCCGTCCCGATAAGGACCCGGACCGGACGTACCGGGAGGCGGTCGCGGCCATCGACGAAATGGTGGCGCGTCTTGGGGCCCCGCTCCCCGCGGCTCCTCCGACGCCTCATCTGAATGGCGATGTAAAGTTCACAAGCACCATGGGTGAAAAAGCTTACAAAGGCGCAGTATTGAAGGCCAAGGAACACATCCGGGCCGGAGACGTGGTCCAGGTCGTGCTCGCGCACCGGCTCGAGGCGGCTGTCCCGGTGGCCCCGTTCGACGTCTACAGGGCGCTCCGCGTTCTGAATCCGTCGCCCTATATGTTCTATCTACGGTTCGGCGAGCGGGCCGTGGCAGGCTCATCGCCCGAGATCCTGATCCGGGTCAGCGGGGATCGGATCTCGCTTCGACCCATCGCGGGCACTCGTGCCCGGGGCGCCGACCCGGAGAAGGACGAGGCCCTGAGCCGGGAGCTTATGGCGAGCGAGAAGGACCGCGCGGAGCACGTGATGCTGGTCGACCTGGGGCGAAACGACGTCGGGCGGGTCGCGCGCATCGGAAGCGTGAAGACGACCGCCTTCATGACCCTGGAGCGCTACTCCCACGTGATGCACCTGGTGAGTCACGTGGAGGGGAAGCTCCGCGAAGGCCTCGGCCCCTTCGACGTACTGCGCGCCTGCTTTCCCGCGGGCACCGTCAGCGGAGCGCCCAAGAAGCGCGCGATGGAGCTGATCGAGGAGCTGGAGGGAGCGCGTCGCGGTGCCTACGCGGGCGCGATGGGCTACTTCGATTTTCACGGGAACGCCGATTTCTGCATTACGATCCGGACCGCTGTCTTCGACGGCGGCCGCGTTCAGTGCGGGGTCGGGGCAGGGATCGTGGCCGATTCCGATCCGGACGAGGAATGGACGGAGACGCAGAACAAGGGGCGCGCGGTCGAGGAGGCCGTTCGTCTCGCGGCTCGGGGGCTCGACACGTGA
- the dxs gene encoding 1-deoxy-D-xylulose-5-phosphate synthase: protein MAGIKDPSDLKRLPREALPELAQEIRDRIIQVVSCTGGHLAPSLGTVEITIALHAIYDTPRDILIWDVGHQAYGHKILTGRNSRFDTLRQEGGLSGFPRRMESEYDAFGTAHASTAISAALGFACARDLARGNHSVIAVVGDGALTGGLAYEGLNQAGALGTDLLVVLNDNSMSISPNVGAIARYLTRLSSSPTYRRLEHDVWELLGKVPAGGRARKLVSRVKEGMKNLIIPNILFEELGFKYYGPIDGHDLPNLLEILSQLKEVKGPVLLHTLTRKGKGYKFSEDDARKYHGVASFDKLTGASAKKPAAPTYTEVYGQTLLQIAANDPKIVAISAAMADGTGLAKFATTYPDRFHDVGIAEQHATCFAAGMAAAGAKPFATIYSTFLQRAYDQIVHDVAVQRLPVRFALDRAGFVGEDGATHHGLFDIPYLRCLPGFVLMAPKDENELRHMLATMAAYDQGPIAVRYPRGSGRGVSMDEELRVLPIGEGELVRPGNDLLLVAYGTMVATAERTAQLLAGRGLSAAVINARFAKPLDERLIIEWARRVPRVATMEEGAISGGFGEAVLELFSRHPIPGLKARCFGVPDRFFDHATRESLLRAAGLTPEPIAAELECWLRDEPRTTPEPIAPAVTNA from the coding sequence CTGGCCGGCATCAAGGACCCAAGCGATCTCAAGCGGCTCCCCAGGGAGGCGCTCCCGGAGCTCGCGCAGGAAATCCGGGACCGGATCATCCAGGTCGTCTCGTGCACGGGCGGGCATCTCGCCCCAAGCCTCGGCACGGTGGAGATCACGATCGCGCTCCACGCGATCTACGATACCCCCCGGGACATCCTCATCTGGGACGTGGGCCACCAGGCCTATGGGCACAAGATCCTGACCGGCCGGAATTCCCGGTTCGACACGCTCCGTCAGGAAGGCGGCCTCTCCGGCTTTCCGCGTCGCATGGAGAGCGAGTACGACGCGTTCGGCACGGCCCACGCTTCCACCGCGATCTCGGCGGCCCTGGGATTCGCGTGCGCGCGGGACTTAGCGCGCGGGAATCACAGCGTGATCGCCGTGGTGGGGGACGGGGCGCTGACCGGAGGGCTCGCCTACGAGGGGCTAAACCAGGCGGGCGCTCTCGGCACGGATCTTTTGGTCGTGCTGAACGACAATTCGATGTCGATCTCCCCAAATGTCGGAGCGATCGCGCGCTACTTGACGCGGCTCTCCTCCTCGCCGACCTATCGGCGCCTGGAGCACGACGTGTGGGAGCTCTTGGGCAAGGTTCCGGCGGGGGGACGCGCCCGGAAGCTCGTGAGCCGGGTGAAGGAAGGGATGAAGAACCTCATCATCCCCAACATTCTCTTCGAGGAGCTCGGCTTCAAGTATTACGGTCCGATCGACGGCCACGATCTTCCCAACCTGCTCGAGATCCTGAGCCAGCTCAAGGAAGTGAAGGGACCGGTGCTCCTCCACACGCTCACCCGCAAGGGGAAGGGATACAAATTCTCGGAGGACGACGCGCGGAAATACCACGGCGTCGCCTCCTTCGACAAGCTGACGGGGGCCAGCGCGAAGAAGCCGGCCGCGCCCACGTACACCGAGGTCTACGGCCAGACGCTCCTCCAGATCGCGGCGAACGATCCGAAGATCGTCGCGATCAGCGCCGCGATGGCGGACGGGACCGGTCTCGCGAAGTTCGCGACGACCTATCCGGACCGATTCCACGACGTGGGGATCGCGGAGCAGCACGCCACGTGCTTCGCCGCCGGGATGGCGGCGGCCGGAGCCAAACCTTTCGCCACGATCTACTCCACGTTCCTCCAGCGCGCGTACGACCAGATCGTCCACGACGTCGCGGTCCAACGGCTCCCCGTCCGATTCGCGCTGGACCGGGCCGGGTTCGTCGGCGAGGACGGCGCGACGCACCACGGCCTCTTCGACATCCCATATCTTCGCTGCCTCCCCGGGTTCGTGCTCATGGCCCCCAAGGACGAGAACGAGCTCCGGCACATGCTGGCGACCATGGCGGCTTACGATCAGGGGCCGATCGCGGTCAGGTACCCGCGAGGAAGCGGGCGCGGCGTGTCCATGGATGAAGAGCTCCGGGTGCTGCCGATCGGCGAGGGAGAGCTGGTCCGGCCCGGCAACGACCTGCTCCTCGTCGCGTACGGCACCATGGTGGCGACGGCGGAGCGGACCGCCCAGCTGCTCGCGGGCCGAGGGCTGAGCGCGGCCGTCATCAACGCGAGGTTCGCGAAGCCGCTCGACGAGCGCCTCATCATCGAGTGGGCACGCCGCGTGCCGCGCGTCGCGACGATGGAGGAGGGGGCGATCTCCGGAGGGTTCGGTGAGGCGGTCCTCGAGCTCTTCTCGCGCCATCCGATCCCCGGACTCAAGGCCCGCTGCTTCGGCGTACCCGACCGCTTCTTCGATCACGCGACCCGCGAGTCCCTGTTGAGGGCCGCCGGATTGACGCCCGAACCCATCGCCGCCGAGCTGGAATGCTGGCTCCGCGACGAGCCCCGAACGACCCCGGAACCCATCGCCCCCGCCGTCACGAACGCATGA